The DNA segment GTTCAGTACGAGCAAGTACTACCAGTATGGCCTGCTCAAGAACGACATGTACCGCGATGAACCGGTGACGCTGGAAGCAGTGCGGCGGCTTCCCAAGAAGTTGCAGGACGACCGAAACTACCGCATCCTGCGAGCCGTCCAGTGCAACATCGCCCACACCATCCTTCCGGAGAGCCAGTGGACAAAGTTCGAGGACGACGTGCCCTACCTCGAGCCGTACATCGCCGAGGTCGAGAAAGAGGAGGCCGAAAAGAAGGAGTGGTACAGAACCCACTGACTGAATCAATGGCGCCGTCGTCGTTCAGCTGTGTAGAAGGTACTAAATAAACGTGTCAAGAGCAGTATTCTTATTTGCCTACTCAGCTTTCAAAATTGGGCCTTGAAACTTTGAACGGCTACCGCGTTGCTAGTGTGCggcggctgtttttttttattatttttttcccttcactTACGAAGTTGCGTAAATGTTATAGAAAAGTTCTGTTTTATTAACGCGTATAGACGAGGCTGAGAATTAGAAGCATTGACAGTATGCGATTACCTGGGCCCAGTTTAGCTCGGTCCAGTAGCAAGTTTGAAAAAGCTGATAAAGGCGATGCTGGGGCATGACAGTCCATCCCTATGAATGCCTGCAATTAAGGCAGTTGAGTGTGACTTAATGTAAGCTTCAGAATACACCCTTCACGCATGATGTTATCTTGAACTGCTCGCACGAAGGTATCGGCGATCGGACCAAGGGCGATGTCTATCCACTCAACTTAGAAAACGAAACACAACAGTAAGCCTTGGCAAATATtcgaaaaattgaattgctgcactaACTTGAAGCAAAACAAGGGAGACGGGAAAAAGCGCAGCGTgctatttttagtgttttttaaacaaaagtCTCTAAAGTACGGTTTCATTTTTTCACgcctttgttgatgcttggtgcaagaaataataaaagataaattATAAAACTTGGGAAtacgcagtttagattgtggtgggtatcacttttgtattttgccattttcacttgtgtcattgtggtggcagttaattttgatttgatttgttttgggtCGGCTTTGCTTGCGacatctttggttttgtgcgcatcgtggaagcgcagcgtagcatgcgtatatattggcttcaggAAACCGACAATAAACAGTTCGTAGTctgcactcaaaaaaaaaaactgcgctctttcctgtcccccttgttttttttttcaagtttgtacagcaattcaatttttcaagtatgaaccaactagtctgcaaaaaagtattgcttcatcGCAAATAGTCTATTCTTGCGACCAGTGGTGTCAATTTTCAAAGCAATGAGAAGAAAAGCCAAAACCATCGGACACAGCACACGACACACAACAGTATAACAATTACATATGTGATGCTTGCGGGATTGTGGTAAGTTGTAGCGCCACACTTTGCGATCACGACTGAGAGTACTAAAGCaataaacaagcaaaaaaaaaatggcgtgcAGGAGCACTGCAGTACAGGGAAGTCAATGCATTTCCTTCTTGTGTCTGTGTTCGCATGCCCTGTACTCAGCCCTGCCCTCTGTTATTCTAAGCATTACAAACAATGCTTGTGAATCCAGCTTTTAGAAATGCTAGGATATACAAGGTGAAAACATATGCCTCAGGAAACGCGAAAATTGACTGGCATTTCATGTCAGTGGCGTTAACGTGAGTGATGCAGAAAACCATGAGGAGTCATCATGATGTCAAAATTTGTGACGATATTCCGTGACTGATCCCAAAGGCAGTGCAAATGAAGGTAAATTACAGAAAGCTTACATGACCTTTACATGGTTCAGGACATCAACTTTGAAGTTAAATAATGCTCTTAAAATAATAGGGCAAGAAACAATGGATGATCTCAGAGAGACAAAAACAGGTGCTGACTGTGTGGGTTCGTCAGACATTTCCTGTGCAGTTATTTTACGAGCATGAATAACTAACTAGCCTactgtaaagaaaaagaaacaatctGCCTTTAGTCGAGGAAGGTGAATGTATCAGGGTAAGTTATTTTTTTACGCCTGTGATTGGCATTTTTCTCTCAACAAGCATCTGTTTACTTTTCTGACATCACCTCACTGTAATGGAAACAGCATATTTTGTAACTCTTTACGAACATATAAAGCGTATCAGATGTTGCCACACATGTACACTCAATGCAAGCTTACCAGCCAATGGTGATCAACAAAATAGTGCTTGTGTGATGCTTGCTTGCGTAGTTCTGAAGTACCTCACTCTACTGAACAGCCTCCTTAATTTTTTATCTTTGATATTTTGTGTAACATTCCATAACAAGCGGGCAGACCCAAAGCACGCTCTCTTTATTCTTCTTCGTCCTTGCCCTGTTCCCACTAAATCTGTCCTTTGTAGTACTAGTCCACTACACTCTCCCGTCCTTTATTTCATCCCTCCACTCCAAATAAGGGATGACGTTGGAAATGGCTGCTATTCCCATCGCACGGTTTCCCATCGTGTAGTCGATGGTTTTCAGCACTGCTTCCTTCATTGCAAGTTTCACCCCTCTAAAATAACCCACAAGTTTCGTGTTAGTACCACCATAACCTTTCCGCATCAGAACCATATCGCCTAGTGCTATCGCAAGAATGTTTGTGCTATGACGTTTGTCAAATGCTGTCATCATAGCTTCTCTGGGCTTCTTTCGCTGGTCAAaagttttcttcgtttctttaGAGCGAAGCTTCTCTGCTATGCCAAGTGTGTCATCCACAGGTAAAAAAGCAGGTTCCACTAAGGTGGCTTATTGGGGGCTGCGCCCAAGAGTGGTTGTATGTGACCTGTTGTGGTGCGACAGCTGCTTGGAGGTACCATTTCCACCCTCCTGGAAATCCTTGGTACATACATTGTTTGACATCTCTGATGACACGCTCAGCTAAAGCTAGTCCGTTAGCTGGAAGGTGCTAAGGAGCTGGAAACTTCAGGGtaatgtttctttcttttgcccACTTTGCGAACGTCTGGCTCTGAACGCGGATCTATTGTCGGACACCTCCCACTTCACCCCTTTAATTATGTGTCTGCTCGAGAGTGGTGTGACAgttgcggcattttttttttctggcttggCAGCTAGCATCCGTGAGCATTGATCAATGCACACTAAAAAGGATTGCGTTTTCTTCACTCCTTCGCTTTTCATCTTCAGCAAAATCAACGGGCACGGTTTAAAACGGGACATTTGTGTAAGGTGGAAATATCATGCTGTCTGTCTTTTGTTTATATTTTGCGTTGTTTAGTTGACATTCCTGACTAGAGCTAATGTAATCACTAATATCACTTCACGCCAGGCCATGCAAATCTCATTTTGTAGTACGTCTGCCAGAACCGTCATGCCCTCCTGACTCTGGACTGTGGTGATAAAGGTCAAGAAGTTTTTTTCTCAGAGTATCCGGTACCTGAAATTTTCCATCTACAAACATAGCTTCTCAGTGCCTTTCCGTATTTAAAGTGAGTTCACCTTCTCGTCGCCCGTACAGTTATTGACAATGAGAAATTGAGAAAGGGCGTCAGCGTCGGACAAATCTTGTTTGCTTCTGTGTGTCGCATCAAAATCAAACTGCTGAATTTCACTTATCTACCTAGCAAATCGGCCTTTCGCTTGAGCACCATTTAGCAAATACGTAAGCACCTCAATGTCAGTGAACAACTTGAATTTCGTGCCCTCTAGGTACGATCAAAAATACCTAATCGCTAGTACAACAGACAATGCCTCTTTTTCAGTCGCGCTGTAATTTTGTTCTGACTTCGTGAAAGTATACAAGTAATATCCTATCGCTTGTCGTCTTCCACTTTTGATTCCAATTGTGCCTCTTCGTTGGTAAAGTACAGCACCTGCGCCGTAGTTCTATGCGTCCATTTTGAATTCAATTAGAACAGTGAATTTTGGTAGTGTGAGTACTGGGTCTGATGATATACCTAATACCAAATCTTTGTATGCCCTCTCATACTCTTCCGTCCAGATGAAATCTGTCTTTACGAAGCAAGTTGTTCAGCGGCTTCACTTGTGCTGCAAAATATTTTATGTAGCTTCTGAGATGTCCTGCGAGGCCAAGAAATACTGTGACTATGTGTACATTGTCTGGCTTCTTTATCGATCATACACGTTGTATGGACTCTTCTTTCGTACTCTTTGTAAAGCTGTCCAAAGTGCGTCCGACAAATGTAATCTTCCGTTAGAAAAATTCACTTTCAGTTGGGCTTCTCTTAATGCCATCAAAACAGATGTCAAGTGCTCTACCTGTGATGCGTCATCCTTTGAATAGACTATGATATCATCTATGTATACATTGCAGAATAATTCAAGGAATGGCTTGAGAACACTATTCGTCATCTTTTGAAACCATGCCGCACTGTTTTTCCATTCGAAAGGTAAACGATTATATTCATACACGTCAAGTGTTGTGACAAAAGCCgtgtatattttgtttttttttttccagcgaaATCTGTCAAAATTCTTTGCAGAGGTCTATATGGGAAAATATTTTGCAACCTCAAATTTCTTCAAATATTTAATCAATCCTGGGCATCGAAAAAGAAAATATGTCTATTTGGCTATTTATGATTCGGTAATCAGTGCACAGTCGCAAAGATCCGTCTTCTTTCGGAGCCAAAGTAATGGGCGAGGCGAACGTAGACACCGACGGTCGTATTATTCTAGCATCTAACAAATTCTGGATTTCAGTCTTCaatcacattttctttttgtgggACATGCTGTAAGGCCTTTTTCGGATGGTCCGCAACGTTCAAGGACGTGCACGTCTCCTGTGCCACGGTTACTTCATCGTCCCAATAAAGATTTAACTTCGGTGTCTTCATATCAGGTCGAGAAAGTAAAAATTTGTAATCACACTTTTTTACTATGAGAGCATCAATGTCAGTATTCTCGTCTTGAAAAGACACACTTGTTCTCACCAATTCATCATAAATTTGGCTTGTACCATCAAAACTTTGTATTTGCACCGACCCCCCTTGAATAACTTCTTTCATCTTTAGAAGTGCCTCATTCATGACAGACACAGATGCCCCACTATCTACTAGAGCATTTGCATATTCACCATTTAGTTTGATATTCTAACGGTTAAGAACCATTAGAAAAACAGCCTCCAGTTTTGTCGTCAAGTGGAACTGTGCATCCtcttttattagtttttttgtttttcagctgCATCTAGATTCAAGGAAGTTTTATGTTCTTGGTCGTCACTAGCGTAGGACATTACATTGACCACTCGGTTTCGACCATGCCAATTGTCAGGATCGTGTGACTTTCACGATGCCTTGTCGGGATGTTAATCTTACCGACGTGGGTTCTGGGAAGTCATCAACTGAGAGGTTCCTAAAAAAAGCTATAAGTTCCTTGATAGTTTTTGGCAATTCAACTTCTGCTTGTCTCTGGAGTTTTTCAGGAAGGCCATGAATAATGAGAGGAACTATCGCGGACTCCGGAAGTTCCGGGTTCGCCATATGAAGAAGCCGCCTTTTCCCATAAAAATACTCAAAGGCTTTTCCTGATCGATATTTGTAAAAAAATGCTCGGTCCCACCTTTCAACGAGATTTACCTTGAAAGCCGCCAGGAAACTCCTTTTCCACTAGTCCCATGTGTCGGCCTCGTGTCCAGCAGAGTGAAGCTCATACCACTTTTGAGCCAGTCTGGTAAGAAATGGACGCATGTTCCTGGTGTACTCACTGGATTCTTGCCACGAGTTGTCCTCATGTGTACGTTCATAGAACTTGATCCAGGAGTTCGGCCTTGTGCTTTCACCATCAAATAGATCAGGCTTTGCTATCTCCTTGTTGGGTGTTTGCTGTCCATGAATTGCTGTTGTCACTCTGCATGCTGCTGCTGACATTGGAGCATTTTCAGGAGGCATGAGTTAATGAAGCAATCTTCTTTGCTTGGCGAAACTCTTGATGACGTTTTGAAGAGCAGCCGCATGATGTATTCTTGAAATTCGGATACTGAGTACTTCAGTACCTCAGTGATGGCTGGTGGTCGAGCTCCTCTGGCATCTTCCCTGCGTTTTGAGCGACGAACTCACGCAGTTTGGAATAAACTGcagaagcgtacgcatttgggctggttggttcatgttcacagaagttaaaaaacagcgctaaaaagacgggacaagaaaagaaaggacaacaggacagggcgctgcgccctgtcctgttgtcctttcttttcttgtcccgtctttttagcgctgttttttaacttctgtgaacgCAGTTTGGAAGTTGTGATACTTTCAGGCAATTTATATGTTTCTTCAGCCACGTCGAAAAATATGCCCTCTCACTTGATCTTCGGGATAAAATCAAAGTTATCCACATACTTGTGTTCTTACTTCTGTTGAAAACTGGGCCAATGTAACATTCCACGACAAGCGGGCATTGATCCAAAGCACAATCTCtttattcttcttcttcgtctttctCCTGTTCCCACCAAACCTGTCCTTCGTAGAGCACCAGCCCACTACATTTCAGCTCACTGTTCTATCAGTCCTGCCAGATTACGTGAACTTCTTAAAAATAGAGCGTTATTTTATTTGGAACAAGAACACACCTTCTAAGATATGTAATGCACTGTTTACCGTACAATATTTCCAAGCCTAGTGAGCGGACTTTCGAAACAGCATGGTGTCAAACTGTCGCTAGTCAATTACCTGTCTGAAATTGGCCTTGTCGGAAGGTTCATGTAAACCTTACATAAAAAGGCCTTGGTTTTTCTGATACCCGATATGTAAATAATTTTATCAGGATCACATaaagacaactttttttttcttgcctgtttTCTGAAATTTCTTACCATCCCTATACAGAGTAGCATACCAGCCATATATAGATACCGGCGAAACTCTTTGTTTTGATAATGAAGAGTCTCTCCAAGCATAGCGTAAAATTACATGCTGCAGAGTATACAAATGAAGATACTCGTGCACATGACGCTTGGTTAACTATAATTAAAGTGCTTTACAAATGGTTCAGTAAAACAGCAAGTAAGGCAATTTGGTATCTGTTTGAAATAAATTTTGAAAGCAGGCAAGAAGAAAATGGCTTACTCACTGCTcgatgagggtggcgatttgggctttgggcttgttggta comes from the Rhipicephalus microplus isolate Deutch F79 unplaced genomic scaffold, USDA_Rmic scaffold_14, whole genome shotgun sequence genome and includes:
- the UQCR-14L gene encoding ubiquinol-cytochrome c reductase 14 kDa subunit-like → MSANKVFKNTSTWARFMFSTSKYYQYGLLKNDMYRDEPVTLEAVRRLPKKLQDDRNYRILRAVQCNIAHTILPESQWTKFEDDVPYLEPYIAEVEKEEAEKKEWYRTH